In Mytilus edulis chromosome 13, xbMytEdul2.2, whole genome shotgun sequence, a single window of DNA contains:
- the LOC139500598 gene encoding uncharacterized protein, whose translation MAFASSLQKGQIPVGCELCKGQSKIQFKCIECELLMCSECLDRVHLRIAKDHQITDIKDIGKHVIFSEIKCENHKGQACCLFCQTCKTFICVKCVAKKVHNGHELIEEEDYNEGKVEIKPKQQGKIKFEINKEYTTDLNNIQFIAVCSDGSMWMGDQTRSKLQHVKLRENRTEVITSLNSKIYGMAKTHSNNFLVKTQGETKLKLINTMTGQMTDSRYDVTPLLPTCIHVTSDHRFIIGAKTGGKAFPATGRRVVVVMDQEGKQLKEYEHDNHNKRLFSYPYCITTSSNGNICVVDHLDNDYRGRVVVLSPGGDVLGTYTGHPDVNTREKLFKPHGILTTPSDNIVVTDVNYHLLHLLTDQGQSITYYNLSDMGILGPHSLSLSTSGTIYIGCVSKAGSPETTKAKLYELEYSGI comes from the coding sequence atggCGTTTGCAAGTTCTTTACAAAAAGGACAAATTCCAGTAGGATGTGAGCTGTGCAAAGGTCAAAGTAAGAtacaattcaaatgcattgagtgTGAACTCCTTATGTGCAGTGAATGCTTGGATAGAGTGCACTTACGAATTGCTAAAGATCATCAGATAACAGATATTAAGGATATAGGAAAACATGTTATTTTCAGTGAAATCAAGTGTGAAAACCATAAAGGACAAGCATGCTGCCTTTTCTGTCAAACCTGCAAAACATTTATCTGTGTAAAGTGTGTAGCTAAAAAAGTTCATAATGGACACGAGTTGATAGAAGAAGAAGACTATAATGAAGGCAAAGTAGAAATTAAACCAAAACAGCAGGGTAAGATtaagtttgaaataaacaaagAATATACAACAGATCTTAACAATATTCAGTTTATAGCAGTATGTTCTGATGGTTCTATGTGGATGGGGGATCAGACCAGATCAAAGTTACAACATGTCAAACTTAGGGAGAATAGAACTGAAGTAATAACAAGTCTCAACAGTAAGATTTATGGAATGGCAAAAACTCATTcaaataactttcttgttaagaCACAAGGTGAGACTAAACTCAAACTAATCAACACCATGACAGGACAAATGACAGATTCAAGGTATGATGTAACACCATTGTTACCAACCTGTATCCATGTGACCAGTGATCACAGATTCATCATAGGAGCCAAGACTGGAGGTAAAGCATTCCCTGCTACAGGAAGACGTGTAGTGGTGGTAATGGATCAGGAAGGAAAACAACTAAAGGAATATGAACATGACAATCATAACAAACGATTATTTTCCTACCCTTACTGTATAACAACTAGCAGTAATGGTAACATCTGTGTGGTGGACCACTTAGATAATGATTACAGAGGTAGAGTGGTAGTGTTATCACCAGGAGGAGACGTACTAGGGACTTACACTGGTCACCCTGATGTCAACACCAGGGAGAAACTATTTAAACCTCATGGAATACTTACAACACCATCAGATAATATTGTTGTTACAGATGTCAACTATCATTTATTGCATTTATTGACTGACCAAGGACAAAGTATTACCTACTACAACCTCAGTGACATGGGAATCTTAGGTCCACACTCCCTATCTCTGTCGACATCAGGAACTATCTATATAGGATGTGTTAGTAAAGCAGGAAGTCCAGAAACTACAAAGGCTAAACTTTATGAGTTGGAATATTCTGGAATCTAG